The Nostoc sp. 'Peltigera membranacea cyanobiont' N6 genome contains the following window.
TCCGATAGCACGAGCAAACAAGCAAGCAGACCTAGATATGCTGGAATTAGCTGCTGCAAGCGGTGAAATCGATTTAAAGTACTTAGATGAATCAGGGTTTTGTGTGTGGAGTGAGCCTGGTTACACCTATTACTTTAGGGGTGAGCAAAAACGTTTAGAACAAACAAAACGCCGTGGTCGTAGATTAAGTATTATAGGATTTCTACAACCTTTAATAAGTTTTGTTTACGGTTTAGTTATCGGTGGTGTTAACCGTAAATCTTACATAAAAATGATGGACTCCGAAGCCCAGGAAGCACAAAAAACAGGACGTACCAGGGTAATTGTGCAAGATAACGGGCCAATACATCGATGCCGAGAAGTTCAGCAATTGTGGAAAAAATGGGAAAGTCAGGGTTTATACATATTTTTTCTACCAAAGTATTGCTCAGAAATGAATCCAATTGAATTGGAATGGCAACACATAAAAAAAGATGAGCTATCTGGGCAAGCATTTGATGATGAGTTAGACCTTGCTTACGCTGTAATCAATGGCGTCCAAGCTAGAGGGGAAAAAAGCAATCACAGTACACGACGTGTAAAATTTAACTCTAGCTTATCAGGTTGAGACTTTGTTACATAGCGGAAAATTTTGGCACCCACCTACTTAGATTATAAAAAAATATTAGAAAAAAGAGATGATTATGGACCAACAGGTAATGGTGGGAACGGACTAATTTTACATAGTTCTTTAGCACTAGACCCAGATTTTGGTCAGCCACTAGGACTATTATGGGAGAAATTGTGGCATCGACAGCACAAAGCATCTCCACCACCAGGGGAAACATCTACGGCAAAAAAAAAGCGATTAAAAAAAGAACGTTGATTTTAGTTACTCGCCTTTGTTAGAGAGGAATATGGTTCGCGACAGTACATCGCGAATCGTCTCCGTTAATTTTATGTCGAAAGACCGAAAAACCATAGCCCAAGAGGATTTACACAAGCGTATAGATTTTGTGATCTCAATGTTGGAGCGTCTTGAACTTGAAGTGTCTGCTATACATCATTCAACCCCTGTCGCGCCTCCTAGTTGTCGGATAGCTCGTTAACAAGCATTGGGACGTAAAGAATTTTATTGGTACTATAAACTACATGCTACAACACCAATATTTCCGACTCGGAGTGATGGCAAGCTTTCCAAGTACAAGCATTTAGGTAAGGCTGGTAGTCAAGCCTACATAGATGCCATTGAACAAATTACTGCAAGGACTAAAATTGAAGCTTTAGATCGTTCGATTGAGACTCTCAAGCAGGGTTTAAAAGATTTAGTCGAAGAAACCTCCAAATATAATAAAGAATAGCAACTGGTTCGCGATAGGATATCGCGAACCAGTCTTTCTTTTCCACATCCCGTGAAAAGTCAGCTAAACTGCCGGGACAAATCACAAGGCAACGATGCAAATCACCTCGGATGAGCAATTCCCGCATCAGCAACCCCGCCATAATAGTTTTACCTGCACCTGGATCATCTGCTAAGAGAAAACGCAGAGGTTGACGAGTTAACATTTCCCCGTAAACGGCGGTTATTTGGTGTGGTAAAGGTTCGACTAGAGAGGTGTGAACAGCTAGCAAGGGATCGAACAGATAAGCTAGACGGATGCGGTGCGCTTCTGATGCCAGACGAAAATTAGCCCCATCAGCAGTAAAACTCCAAGCACCACCAGAGGTGATTATTTCCAAGGTAGGTTCTCTGTCTCGAAAGACTAACTCATTCCCTAGCGTGCCGCTAGCATCTTTGTATGTCAATTCCACAACATCAGAACCATGCCACTGAGCATCGACGATGGTGACAATACTGTTCGGCAGAATACCTTGTACTTGCGTGCCTTTTGTCAGATCCTCAAGTCTAACCATGTTG
Protein-coding sequences here:
- a CDS encoding IS630 family transposase (programmed frameshift), encoding MGARLRVFLTDEQDRTLRNLRKEDVPQKVKDRAEVIRLNAHGWYVEKIASHFDWNEKTVRKVLHQWKNLGLEGLWESPGRGGKPKWKEDDIVFLEECLRKEPRTYNSPQLALKLKTERNIQMSPDRLRRVLKKGIDWKRARKSHKGKQDPIARANKQADLDMLELAAASGEIDLKYLDESGFCVWSEPGYTYYFRGEQKRLEQTKRRGRRLSIIGFLQPLISFVYGLVIGGVNRKSYIKMMDSEAQEAQKTGRTRVIVQDNGPIHRCREVQQLWKKWESQGLYIFFLPKYCSEMNPIELEWQHIKKDELSGQAFDDELDLAYAVINGVQARGEKSNHSTRRVKFNSSLSG